The DNA window GCAGGCGGATGTGGTTGCCGAGTATCGCTGCAAAAAGCTTGTTACCGACATGTTCTACGAGCAGCGCCTCCAGTCAATCATCAACTACCACGCCGTCGTCCTTGGACAGAAGGTCACCAAGGCGCAAGCAAGAACTATGACgttgactgaggagcagtacttgcaggtaaataCCAAAATTTGATTTATTTGACCATTAAGTTGGCTTAATGTCCTCTACTAATATGTCTTCTACTTGATGTCATGTAGATGGTTCCTCATTGGTGTGCCCACTTTCCTGAGTGCTGGCAGCAGATAGTTGCTAAGTGGTTATCCGACGACTGGAACGCTGTGCACCAGGAGCGTCGTGAGCACCGTCTGACTATGGCCGGTGTGCCACACCACCAAGGCAACCGTAACCTGACCGAGTACGCCCAAGCATGGGTACGCGACTTTACTTGTTTGTGGTTATTCAACTATGCATGATTTCTCATCATCTTGTTTCTCGCAGTCGGCGGCACATGGAGGGCAGCAGTGCAACAAATTCATGGCGTATGCTCTATCCCACAAGGGTAAAGCGACATCCAGCGTCAGCTACaacgcggaggacgggcccgaggcgTACAGCAACCCGAGCATCTATACTCGCCTCAAtgagtacacatcgatggcGAGGGAGGTGCACGGCCAAGAGTACGATCCGACCCAGGAGGATCTTGACGCTGAAATTGTCATGAAGGTCggaggaggaaagaagcatgGACGGTACTGGATTTGCGACGGCGCGATCGACTCCTCTTCTACTCCGACTCTATCTCAGATAAAAGCACGGCAAACGAGCTCGAGCGCAGGCATCCGACCTCGTCCGGACAGTTCGACGAGCCAAGTCCAGGCACTCCAGGTTGTTGCTTGTTCATACGTTTTTTATCTATTATATTACATAACTTAGCTTTTGTATTATTGTAAAATTGGGGTAAAAATTTTGCAGGCTCAGCTgcaagaagagaggagagaacgTATGGAGTTGGAGGCAAGGATGAGGGCGGAGATGGAGGCCGAGCGGGAGGCTGACCGACAGAGGATGGCGAGCATGTTCGCGTACATTCAGAGTCTTGGCGCAGCGACGGGTCTACCTCCGCCACCTCCCTTCGTCACCCCACCTAGACCACCCACCGATCCGTTTTCTACTTCAGTGAGTATGCAATGTTCAATATGTCGTTTATTTTGTCGTTTCACTCATACATTTCATCTATATGTTGCAGAATCAGTCGGCGGCCTCCAATGATCCGTATATTTCTCCAAATCAGACCAACCAGAACAACTAGCCACCTTCGGCATAG is part of the Panicum hallii strain FIL2 chromosome 2, PHallii_v3.1, whole genome shotgun sequence genome and encodes:
- the LOC112883121 gene encoding uncharacterized protein LOC112883121 codes for the protein MFYEQRLQSIINYHAVVLGQKVTKAQARTMTLTEEQYLQMVPHWCAHFPECWQQIVAKWLSDDWNAVHQERREHRLTMAGVPHHQGNRNLTEYAQAWSAAHGGQQCNKFMAYALSHKGKATSSVSYNAEDGPEAYSNPSIYTRLNEYTSMAREVHGQEYDPTQEDLDAEIVMKVGGGKKHGRYWICDGAIDSSSTPTLSQIKARQTSSSAGIRPRPDSSTSQVQALQAQLQEERRERMELEARMRAEMEAEREADRQRMASMFAYIQSLGAATGLPPPPPFVTPPRPPTDPFSTSNQSAASNDPYISPNQTNQNN